Proteins encoded in a region of the Acidimicrobiales bacterium genome:
- a CDS encoding shikimate kinase, protein MTVSAPAFWHAVAMVNRRPHVAIVGQMGVGKSTLGRALASALDRRHVDGDDELEAGTGRNATGILDELGLAALHEAEAEVFLARLAESEPLVISASASVIESPICRSAMAEHAVVVWIDGSPLDVAVRSAGAAHRRPLDDAEVMAIDTRRRPLYEAAADLVVDNDTGVDVVAERVSPLLEQ, encoded by the coding sequence GTGACGGTATCCGCCCCGGCCTTCTGGCACGCTGTCGCGATGGTGAACCGCCGACCGCATGTGGCGATCGTGGGGCAGATGGGGGTGGGCAAGTCAACGCTCGGCCGCGCGCTCGCGTCGGCGCTCGATCGTCGCCATGTCGACGGTGATGATGAACTCGAGGCCGGTACCGGACGGAACGCCACCGGGATTCTCGACGAGCTGGGGCTTGCTGCGCTGCACGAGGCCGAGGCGGAGGTGTTCCTCGCCCGACTCGCAGAATCCGAGCCACTGGTGATCAGCGCGTCGGCCTCGGTGATCGAGTCGCCGATCTGCCGATCGGCGATGGCGGAGCATGCGGTGGTCGTGTGGATCGACGGGTCGCCACTCGACGTCGCGGTCCGGTCTGCTGGAGCGGCGCACCGACGTCCGCTCGACGATGCCGAGGTGATGGCCATCGACACCCGCCGGCGGCCGCTCTACGAGGCCGCGGCCGATCTGGTGGTGGACAACGACACCGGTGTCGACGTCGTGGCCGAACGGGTGAGTCCGCTTCTGGAACAGTGA
- a CDS encoding sensor domain-containing diguanylate cyclase, whose product MKSRRRDEPRWSDRTAMVAFVVALAVAVTAAVVFLLTSGRDLVDGVLSVAAPAIVAAAATAIACRSLLSRRHRDRERESNRRLSAVKSELHDEKVERAVLRELDAALDLAPTEADAIDIVREAFKKHLSMQPVELHLVDPIDPVLELAVATGDHQTKQGTRSSPWESLAARTNTTIVYDTTDRLDVCTHLVSRLHQPMSAIAIPVNVMGRLLGVMYGFGPECEKPGRDDVKFLEDVATLVGARLAILRASISTAATAEDIDKLTGLPDRSAMQERVLRMLRDRQPFTVAVADIDRFSRLNETEGREAGDRALQLIARVARKAVRPGDVIGRIGGDEFLFVLPRTSPEDATRAFERLREELVLAQSNSDDPPFSLSIGVIGSASGGTIEEILHRAAGALDHARTQGGNRVVVAHTTKPAPPG is encoded by the coding sequence GTGAAATCCCGACGACGAGACGAACCACGCTGGAGCGACCGCACTGCCATGGTCGCGTTCGTCGTCGCGCTCGCCGTCGCCGTCACTGCGGCCGTCGTGTTCCTCCTCACCAGCGGGCGCGACCTCGTCGACGGTGTCCTCTCGGTCGCGGCCCCGGCCATCGTCGCCGCTGCCGCCACGGCCATCGCCTGTCGATCACTTCTCAGCCGCCGCCATCGCGACCGTGAACGCGAGAGCAATCGCCGACTCTCGGCCGTGAAGAGCGAGCTGCACGACGAGAAGGTCGAACGGGCTGTGCTCCGCGAACTCGACGCCGCGCTCGACCTGGCACCCACCGAAGCCGACGCCATCGACATCGTGCGCGAGGCGTTCAAGAAGCACCTCTCCATGCAGCCGGTGGAACTCCACCTGGTCGACCCGATCGATCCGGTGCTGGAGCTCGCGGTCGCCACCGGCGATCATCAGACCAAGCAAGGCACCCGCAGCTCCCCGTGGGAGTCGCTCGCGGCCAGGACGAACACAACGATCGTCTACGACACCACCGACCGCCTCGACGTCTGTACCCACCTCGTCTCACGCCTGCACCAGCCCATGTCCGCGATCGCGATCCCGGTCAACGTGATGGGACGGCTCCTCGGCGTCATGTACGGCTTCGGTCCCGAGTGCGAGAAGCCCGGCCGCGACGACGTCAAGTTCCTCGAGGACGTCGCCACCCTGGTCGGCGCCCGATTGGCGATCCTGCGCGCCTCGATCTCCACCGCCGCCACCGCGGAGGACATCGACAAGCTGACCGGTCTCCCCGACCGCTCGGCCATGCAGGAACGCGTCCTGCGGATGCTGCGCGACCGCCAGCCCTTCACCGTCGCCGTCGCCGACATCGACCGCTTCAGCCGGCTCAACGAGACCGAGGGCCGCGAGGCCGGCGACCGGGCCCTCCAGCTCATCGCCCGGGTGGCCCGCAAGGCCGTGCGCCCCGGCGACGTCATCGGTCGCATCGGTGGCGACGAGTTCCTGTTCGTGCTCCCGCGCACCAGTCCTGAGGACGCCACCCGCGCCTTCGAACGACTGCGCGAGGAGCTCGTACTGGCCCAGTCGAACAGTGACGATCCCCCGTTCTCGTTGTCGATCGGCGTGATCGGATCGGCCTCCGGCGGCACGATAGAGGAGATCCTCCACCGCGCCGCCGGCGCCCTCGACCACGCAAGGACCCAGGGCGGCAACAGGGTCGTCGTCGCCCACACGACGAAACCGGCGCCGCCCGGCTGA
- a CDS encoding acyl-CoA dehydrogenase family protein, producing the protein MAEFSLELNEDQLQLQKWIHEFAVDVIRPAAEEWDEREEFPYPIVQQAAEIGLYGWEFMAEGMMGDPTGLTMPVAIEELFWGDAGIGMAIMGSGLAAAGIAASGTPEQVMEWVPQCYGTPEKLALGAFAASEPDAGSDVGGYRTRAVYDEAKDEWVLNGTKAWITNGGIADIHVVVGVVDPELGTKGHASFIVPPNTKGLSMGQKYKKHGIRASHTAEVVLDDVRVPGSCLLGGKEKLDERLARVRRGEKGNSQAAMQTFEATRPAVGAQALGVARAAYEYSLEYAKERHAFGRAIIMNQSIAFMLADMATEIDASRMLIWRAAWMGKNGEFKNAEGSMAKMKAGRTATWVTERAIQILGGYGYTREYPVERWHRDAKIHDIFEGTEQIQQLVISRAISGLRIE; encoded by the coding sequence ATGGCCGAGTTCTCGCTCGAACTGAATGAAGACCAGCTCCAACTCCAGAAGTGGATCCACGAGTTCGCTGTCGATGTCATCCGGCCGGCGGCCGAGGAATGGGACGAGCGTGAAGAGTTCCCGTACCCGATCGTCCAACAGGCCGCCGAGATCGGCCTCTACGGCTGGGAGTTCATGGCCGAGGGCATGATGGGCGACCCCACCGGTCTGACCATGCCGGTCGCCATCGAAGAACTGTTCTGGGGCGACGCCGGCATCGGCATGGCCATCATGGGCTCCGGACTCGCCGCCGCCGGAATCGCTGCGTCGGGCACGCCCGAGCAGGTCATGGAGTGGGTGCCGCAGTGCTACGGCACGCCCGAGAAGCTCGCCCTCGGCGCGTTCGCCGCGTCCGAGCCCGATGCCGGTTCCGACGTCGGCGGCTACCGCACCCGGGCCGTCTACGACGAGGCCAAGGACGAGTGGGTCCTCAACGGCACCAAGGCGTGGATCACCAACGGCGGCATCGCCGACATCCACGTCGTCGTCGGCGTGGTCGATCCCGAACTCGGGACGAAGGGCCACGCCAGCTTCATCGTGCCGCCCAACACCAAGGGCCTGTCCATGGGCCAGAAGTACAAGAAGCACGGCATCCGTGCGTCGCACACCGCCGAGGTCGTGCTCGACGACGTCCGTGTCCCCGGCTCGTGTCTGCTCGGTGGCAAGGAGAAGCTCGACGAGCGCCTCGCCCGAGTCCGCCGTGGCGAGAAGGGCAACTCCCAAGCTGCGATGCAGACCTTCGAGGCGACCCGCCCCGCCGTGGGAGCCCAGGCGCTCGGCGTCGCCCGTGCCGCCTACGAGTACTCGCTCGAGTACGCCAAGGAGCGCCACGCGTTCGGCCGGGCGATCATCATGAACCAGTCGATCGCGTTCATGCTCGCCGACATGGCGACCGAGATCGACGCCAGCCGCATGCTGATCTGGCGGGCGGCCTGGATGGGCAAGAACGGCGAGTTCAAGAACGCCGAGGGCTCCATGGCCAAGATGAAGGCCGGCCGCACCGCCACCTGGGTGACCGAACGGGCCATCCAGATCCTGGGCGGCTACGGCTACACCCGCGAGTACCCCGTCGAGCGCTGGCACCGTGACGCAAAGATCCACGACATCTTCGAAGGCACCGAACAGATCCAGCAGCTCGTGATCAGCCGGGCCATCTCCGGTCTGCGCATCGAGTAA
- a CDS encoding S9 family peptidase → MHDVDPPSGPPEPIARTVPHRWGRPSGPVDDPYAWLRDRDDPETIAYLQAENAYCDAWFADRAALVDELFGEIRSRVQEDDVSAPVRKGEWYYASQTHEGQSYPTHSRGRTAAMATDDVLLDQNVEADGHDFFDLAAFEISPDHGRLAWSADTAGDEHFTLRIRDLGRGVDLDDEVHDTTYAGVAWSADGRFVFYVAPDDQERPFRVMRHEVGTGQSDDVEVYRDDDERFFVGVEATRSGQWIVIGSVSKTSSEFALIPAAAPTSAPTVVRPRVADVEYRVDHWVDRFVILTNDDAVDFRVMEASLGDPGEWTELVPHEPGRRIVTIEPFAGHLALLEWREAQPQVRVVTGDGADRLLDIDPEPHDIEFGHNEEWLTSVVRLTHQSLTSPARVIDVGLDDGDITVVKQMPTPNVDLGDYTATRRWATAADGTKVPVDVVRHVDTPVDGTAPCCVYGYGSYEVSLPPWFSVARLSLLDRGVVWALVHPRGGGELGRQWYLDGKLLSKRNTFTDTLAATDHLVDVGVAHPERLAIRGGSAGGLLVGACITMRPERYAAAVAEVPFVDVTTTMSDPTLPLTVTEWEEWGDPRDEPHASYIAGYSPYDNTVAADYPAVYVTAGLNDPRVSFHEPAKWTAKLRSARTNDALVLLHTEMGAGHAGPSGRYDAWRDEAKVIAFLLDALG, encoded by the coding sequence GTGCACGACGTCGACCCGCCATCCGGCCCGCCCGAACCGATCGCCCGGACGGTCCCGCACCGGTGGGGTCGCCCGAGCGGGCCGGTCGACGATCCGTACGCCTGGCTGCGCGACCGCGACGACCCGGAGACCATCGCCTACCTGCAGGCGGAGAACGCCTACTGCGACGCCTGGTTCGCCGACCGGGCGGCACTCGTCGACGAGTTGTTCGGCGAGATCCGGTCGCGCGTCCAGGAAGACGACGTGTCGGCACCGGTGCGCAAGGGCGAGTGGTACTACGCATCGCAGACCCACGAGGGTCAGAGCTATCCGACCCACAGCCGTGGTCGGACGGCGGCGATGGCCACCGACGACGTCCTGCTCGATCAGAACGTCGAGGCGGACGGTCACGACTTCTTCGACCTGGCGGCATTCGAGATCAGCCCCGATCACGGCCGCCTGGCGTGGTCGGCCGACACGGCCGGCGACGAACACTTCACCCTCCGGATCCGCGACCTCGGCCGCGGCGTCGACCTCGATGACGAGGTGCACGACACGACATATGCCGGTGTTGCGTGGTCGGCCGACGGTCGGTTCGTGTTCTACGTGGCACCCGACGACCAGGAACGCCCGTTCCGGGTCATGCGCCACGAGGTCGGCACCGGCCAGTCCGACGACGTCGAGGTGTACCGCGACGACGACGAGCGGTTCTTCGTCGGCGTCGAGGCGACGCGCAGCGGCCAGTGGATCGTGATCGGATCGGTCAGCAAGACGTCGTCGGAGTTCGCGTTGATCCCCGCTGCGGCGCCGACATCGGCGCCGACCGTGGTCCGGCCACGGGTCGCCGACGTCGAGTACCGCGTCGACCACTGGGTCGACCGCTTCGTGATCCTCACCAACGACGACGCGGTCGACTTCCGGGTCATGGAGGCGTCGCTCGGGGACCCCGGCGAGTGGACCGAGCTCGTGCCCCACGAGCCGGGACGCCGAATCGTGACGATCGAACCGTTCGCCGGCCATCTCGCGCTGCTCGAGTGGCGCGAAGCTCAGCCGCAGGTGCGGGTGGTCACCGGCGACGGGGCCGACCGACTGCTCGACATCGACCCCGAACCCCACGACATCGAGTTCGGGCACAACGAGGAGTGGTTGACGAGCGTCGTCCGTCTCACGCACCAGTCCCTGACCTCGCCGGCGCGGGTGATCGACGTCGGGCTCGACGACGGCGACATCACCGTCGTGAAGCAGATGCCGACCCCGAACGTCGACCTCGGCGACTACACCGCGACCCGGCGATGGGCCACGGCCGCCGACGGCACCAAGGTGCCGGTCGACGTCGTCCGTCACGTCGACACCCCCGTCGACGGCACTGCACCGTGCTGCGTCTACGGCTACGGGTCCTACGAGGTCTCCCTGCCGCCGTGGTTCTCGGTCGCCCGGCTGTCGCTGCTGGACCGCGGCGTCGTGTGGGCCCTCGTGCATCCGCGCGGCGGCGGCGAACTCGGTCGGCAGTGGTACCTCGACGGCAAGCTGCTCTCGAAACGCAACACGTTCACCGACACGCTGGCGGCGACCGACCACCTGGTCGACGTCGGCGTCGCTCATCCCGAGCGGCTGGCCATTCGCGGCGGGAGCGCGGGCGGGCTGCTGGTCGGTGCCTGCATCACGATGCGCCCCGAGCGCTACGCCGCCGCGGTGGCCGAGGTGCCGTTCGTCGACGTGACGACGACGATGAGCGACCCGACCCTTCCGCTGACGGTCACCGAGTGGGAGGAATGGGGCGACCCTCGCGACGAGCCGCACGCGTCCTACATCGCCGGGTACTCGCCCTACGACAACACGGTGGCGGCCGACTATCCGGCCGTGTACGTGACGGCCGGGCTCAACGACCCGCGGGTGAGCTTCCACGAGCCGGCGAAGTGGACCGCGAAGCTGCGCTCGGCGCGGACCAACGACGCACTCGTGCTGTTGCACACCGAGATGGGCGCCGGCCACGCCGGCCCGAGCGGGCGCTACGACGCCTGGCGTGACGAGGCCAAGGTCATCGCGTTCCTGCTGGATGCCCTCGGCTGA
- a CDS encoding ResA-like WAxxUGC motif-containing protein, with the protein MIVDDLTVDRRAFEARTGWQLKPEGACKGELCIPLVEPSVGDTVQLDVIADQLGLALVHDPDVGLWATGPETIGARALATAQAPNLTLPGLDGSTFELDSLRGKKVVLYAWAPYUGCSGDLPVWQAFREQVKDKGVEIVTVGMDAAGAEACRPFIEAASPAHPSLIDTTHRMAEQFGVINIPNAVWIDEEGIIVRPAELATAPPSISNDRKNPMAGMTEIPARMMDIFTEAMQFEADPAAYEAALRDWIEHGSASRFALGPAEVVERSRPRSADTSKGQAHFELACHLEQAGDHEAAIGHFREAHRLVPDNFAYRRQAWSLEPAPEGPIQRFWQGPVEGAEDDWPYDSEWLSDVRAMGPANYYPKVDL; encoded by the coding sequence ATGATCGTCGATGACCTCACCGTGGATCGCCGGGCCTTCGAGGCGCGCACCGGTTGGCAGCTCAAGCCGGAAGGCGCGTGCAAGGGGGAGCTCTGCATTCCGTTGGTCGAGCCGTCGGTGGGGGACACGGTCCAGCTCGATGTGATCGCGGACCAGCTCGGCCTGGCGCTCGTCCACGATCCCGACGTCGGGCTCTGGGCCACCGGTCCCGAGACCATCGGCGCTCGGGCCCTCGCCACCGCCCAGGCCCCCAACCTCACGCTCCCCGGCCTCGACGGATCCACGTTCGAGCTGGATTCGCTGCGGGGAAAGAAGGTCGTCCTCTACGCCTGGGCACCGTATTGAGGTTGCTCCGGTGACCTGCCCGTGTGGCAGGCATTCCGCGAGCAGGTGAAGGACAAGGGCGTCGAGATCGTCACCGTGGGCATGGATGCCGCCGGCGCGGAGGCCTGCCGTCCGTTCATCGAGGCGGCGTCGCCCGCCCACCCGTCGCTGATCGACACCACGCACCGCATGGCCGAGCAGTTCGGCGTGATCAACATTCCCAACGCGGTGTGGATCGACGAAGAAGGGATCATCGTGCGTCCGGCCGAGCTCGCGACGGCACCGCCGTCGATCAGCAACGACCGCAAGAATCCGATGGCGGGGATGACCGAGATCCCGGCGCGGATGATGGACATCTTCACCGAAGCGATGCAGTTCGAGGCCGACCCGGCCGCCTACGAGGCCGCGCTGCGGGACTGGATCGAGCACGGTTCGGCCAGCCGCTTCGCGCTCGGCCCCGCCGAGGTCGTCGAGCGTTCACGGCCTCGCAGCGCCGACACCTCGAAGGGGCAGGCCCACTTCGAGCTGGCCTGTCACCTCGAGCAGGCGGGTGACCACGAGGCTGCCATCGGTCACTTCCGCGAGGCGCATCGGCTGGTGCCCGACAACTTCGCCTACCGCCGCCAGGCCTGGTCGCTCGAACCGGCGCCCGAGGGCCCGATCCAGCGCTTCTGGCAGGGCCCGGTCGAGGGAGCGGAAGACGACTGGCCCTACGACAGCGAGTGGCTGAGCGACGTGCGAGCGATGGGCCCGGCCAACTACTACCCCAAGGTCGATCTCTGA
- a CDS encoding EAL domain-containing protein codes for MKSESFPGAEYPPSPAPWTIRTLRGGSLDGDTIASTSGLRISAVVGALCIVLSLTVVWRGDVTTTSAGFWPAAGLAVVAMLVVPVRRWGWVIAGIVSPTALAFALGMMPLVPAIWWAVANVVEPALGATILRRYGNSRDSRQDGMTAIFFLGAVVLAPVVGATIGTAGTLSAYDRSWSSTWLEWVVGDGLGVLVMVPLLMTYTSRRGTPRNGRERFALGTLMVSAVALSFANLGPTGSALVPYLVLVVLLWTGMRFGLRSAAGAGFIVSLAANIATSHGWGPFAAGDGEPHVISIQFFLAIALVTSFVVASTMSELADREEVNTLLTVQATHDGLTGLPNRVLFGDRLRQAFERRQSDGSGVGIVLIDLDDFKKINDRHGHPAGDGVLGVVARRMASCVGSDGLIARMGGDEFAVLCDRVESREPLTAIAAQVAQALELPVEIDGLEHHLSASVGVAWAVGDDTVSATELFRRSDVALYESKRRPELMAVLFDDELEIRTRRRTEIEVELRGAIARDELSVVYQPIVSLPAQNPVGCEALVRWTNRRLGTVGPDEFISIAERAGLIGLIGDWVLEVACRQLAEWRSGDSTDADQPGLYISVNVSPRQLSDQLFPARVRRILESVSLPPDALVLEITETAIIDDLDVSLHALAELRQLGVRLSMDDFGTGYSSLTYLRMLPVDSLKIDRSFVAEIGGASNNIAIVRTILSLAAELDLDVIAEGIETAEQAQTLSQLGCRLGQGYFFARPTPNPDLGRPERRDVGPARQRSTLG; via the coding sequence ATGAAGAGTGAATCGTTCCCGGGAGCGGAGTACCCGCCGTCGCCCGCGCCATGGACGATTCGTACGCTGCGCGGCGGGTCCCTCGATGGCGACACGATCGCCTCGACCTCGGGCCTGCGTATCTCCGCTGTGGTCGGGGCGTTGTGCATCGTGCTCAGCCTGACGGTCGTCTGGCGGGGTGACGTCACCACCACGTCCGCGGGATTCTGGCCGGCGGCGGGGTTGGCGGTCGTGGCAATGCTGGTCGTTCCGGTGCGCCGGTGGGGATGGGTGATCGCCGGCATCGTGTCGCCGACCGCCCTCGCGTTCGCGCTGGGCATGATGCCGCTCGTTCCGGCGATCTGGTGGGCAGTGGCGAACGTCGTCGAGCCCGCCTTGGGCGCAACGATCCTGCGCCGCTACGGCAATTCCCGTGACTCCCGTCAGGACGGCATGACGGCGATCTTCTTTCTCGGCGCAGTCGTGTTGGCCCCGGTCGTCGGCGCGACGATCGGTACGGCGGGCACCCTGAGCGCCTACGACCGGTCATGGAGCAGCACCTGGCTCGAATGGGTCGTCGGCGACGGCCTGGGCGTACTCGTGATGGTCCCGCTCCTCATGACGTACACGAGTCGGCGGGGTACCCCCCGCAACGGCCGTGAGCGATTCGCCCTCGGCACCCTGATGGTGTCCGCTGTGGCTCTCAGCTTCGCGAACCTCGGCCCGACGGGTTCGGCCCTGGTGCCCTATCTCGTCCTGGTCGTCCTCCTGTGGACCGGGATGCGATTCGGCCTGCGGTCGGCGGCCGGGGCAGGTTTCATCGTCTCACTCGCCGCGAACATCGCGACCTCGCACGGCTGGGGACCGTTCGCAGCCGGTGACGGCGAACCCCACGTGATCTCGATCCAGTTCTTTCTCGCGATCGCCCTCGTCACCAGCTTCGTGGTCGCCTCGACGATGAGCGAACTCGCTGACCGGGAGGAGGTGAACACCCTTCTGACCGTGCAGGCCACCCACGACGGACTGACCGGTCTCCCCAACCGCGTGTTGTTCGGTGATCGACTTCGCCAGGCGTTCGAGCGGCGACAGTCGGACGGGTCCGGCGTCGGGATCGTGCTGATCGACCTGGACGATTTCAAGAAGATCAACGACCGCCATGGTCACCCTGCGGGGGACGGTGTTCTCGGGGTTGTCGCGCGCCGGATGGCGTCCTGCGTGGGTTCCGACGGCCTCATCGCCCGGATGGGTGGCGATGAGTTCGCCGTGCTCTGCGACCGGGTCGAGAGCAGGGAACCCCTCACCGCAATCGCGGCCCAGGTGGCGCAGGCGCTCGAACTACCGGTCGAGATCGACGGGTTGGAGCACCACCTCTCGGCGAGCGTCGGCGTTGCGTGGGCGGTCGGCGACGACACCGTGTCGGCGACGGAGTTGTTCCGTCGTTCCGACGTTGCGCTCTACGAGAGCAAACGACGTCCCGAGTTGATGGCGGTGCTGTTCGACGACGAACTCGAAATCCGCACCAGACGCCGCACCGAGATCGAGGTGGAGCTCCGCGGGGCGATCGCTCGCGACGAACTCTCCGTCGTCTACCAGCCCATCGTTTCGCTTCCCGCTCAGAACCCGGTCGGGTGCGAGGCCTTGGTGCGCTGGACCAACCGGCGGCTGGGCACCGTCGGACCCGATGAGTTCATCTCGATCGCGGAGCGAGCGGGATTGATCGGTCTGATCGGCGACTGGGTCCTGGAGGTCGCATGTCGTCAGCTCGCTGAATGGCGCAGCGGCGACAGCACCGACGCCGACCAACCAGGTCTGTACATCAGCGTGAACGTCTCCCCGCGACAGCTGAGCGACCAACTGTTCCCGGCCCGCGTGCGCCGCATCCTCGAGTCGGTTTCGCTACCGCCGGACGCGCTGGTTCTCGAGATCACCGAGACCGCCATCATCGACGACCTGGACGTGTCTCTCCACGCGTTGGCCGAACTGCGCCAACTCGGGGTGCGGCTCTCGATGGATGACTTCGGCACTGGATACTCGTCGCTCACGTATCTGCGAATGCTCCCGGTCGACAGCCTGAAGATCGACCGCAGCTTCGTGGCTGAGATCGGTGGCGCCAGCAACAACATCGCCATCGTCCGCACGATTCTCTCCCTGGCGGCGGAGCTCGACCTCGACGTGATCGCCGAGGGAATCGAGACCGCGGAGCAGGCACAGACCCTGTCGCAGTTGGGTTGCCGGCTCGGGCAGGGGTACTTCTTCGCGAGGCCGACACCGAACCCCGACCTCGGCCGGCCGGAGCGGCGGGACGTGGGACCCGCTCGTCAGAGATCGACCTTGGGGTAG
- a CDS encoding ABC transporter substrate-binding protein, producing the protein MFRRQLLALLLAFGLFASACGGDDAGSDAADVDDGASSTTEAADADESDAVDDDDAGDEATTTEPVELTASWSGVTEDTIRLGFTTSDLEELKSLGLVDLDRGDPNLMLDTLIADVNARGGIHGRMLEAHLELVVPLDATQGDAACVRLTEDIGVFAVLAPFTGPNTDLNPCFNSRNSTIVVGGQPTPEQLEISNAPWISNTMFSDRRLAGVIQLMEDDGLLGDTVAVIVTGEEEPAARDIVIPALEDLGKNVVDVVFETNNGDILAGEAQFEVFGELFRTEGVDSVILVENTATFGATQLVRTGLDANFLVVDSAQLLGGIGALEGAVPEDLAGIIGSGLASEQEAWELEATQDCVRVFEEANPEITIKPTSELAPGESNWYENILIFCAPLRLFELAANAAGPELTHESFLAGAESLGDIDIPGQVFASMGPDKYGAADGLRLTVFDPTVGEKGGAVPYGPLEQIG; encoded by the coding sequence ATGTTTCGTCGCCAACTTCTTGCCCTACTTCTGGCCTTCGGCCTGTTCGCGAGCGCCTGCGGAGGCGATGACGCCGGCAGCGACGCGGCAGACGTCGACGACGGTGCATCGTCGACGACCGAGGCCGCTGATGCAGACGAGAGCGACGCCGTCGACGACGATGACGCCGGCGACGAGGCAACCACGACCGAGCCGGTCGAGCTGACCGCGTCGTGGAGCGGTGTCACCGAGGACACGATCCGGCTGGGCTTCACCACTTCGGACCTCGAGGAGCTGAAGTCGCTGGGCCTCGTCGATCTCGACCGTGGCGACCCGAACCTCATGCTCGACACATTGATCGCCGACGTGAACGCCCGCGGCGGCATCCACGGCCGCATGCTCGAAGCCCACCTCGAGCTCGTGGTCCCGCTCGACGCGACGCAGGGTGACGCGGCATGCGTTCGCCTCACCGAGGACATCGGCGTCTTTGCGGTGCTCGCACCGTTCACCGGTCCGAACACCGATCTCAACCCGTGCTTCAACAGTCGCAACTCGACGATCGTCGTCGGCGGCCAGCCCACACCCGAGCAACTCGAGATCTCGAACGCTCCGTGGATCAGCAACACGATGTTCTCGGATCGTCGGCTCGCCGGTGTGATCCAGCTCATGGAAGACGACGGACTGCTCGGCGACACCGTCGCCGTGATCGTCACCGGCGAAGAGGAGCCGGCTGCCCGCGACATCGTGATTCCCGCGCTCGAAGACCTCGGCAAGAACGTCGTCGATGTCGTGTTCGAGACCAACAACGGCGACATCCTCGCCGGTGAAGCGCAGTTCGAGGTCTTCGGCGAGCTCTTCCGAACCGAGGGGGTCGACAGCGTCATCCTCGTCGAGAACACCGCCACGTTCGGGGCCACGCAGCTCGTGCGGACGGGCCTGGACGCAAACTTCCTCGTGGTCGACTCGGCCCAGCTGCTCGGCGGCATCGGTGCGCTCGAGGGCGCCGTGCCCGAGGATCTGGCCGGCATCATCGGCTCGGGTCTCGCGTCCGAACAGGAGGCCTGGGAACTCGAGGCGACCCAGGACTGCGTGCGGGTCTTCGAAGAGGCAAACCCGGAGATCACCATCAAGCCGACGTCGGAGCTCGCCCCGGGTGAGTCGAACTGGTACGAGAACATACTGATCTTCTGCGCCCCGCTGCGGCTCTTCGAGCTGGCCGCGAACGCGGCCGGTCCCGAACTCACCCACGAGTCGTTCCTCGCCGGTGCCGAGAGCCTCGGTGACATCGACATCCCCGGCCAGGTCTTCGCCAGCATGGGTCCGGACAAGTACGGCGCAGCCGACGGTCTCCGGCTGACAGTGTTCGATCCCACCGTGGGCGAGAAGGGCGGCGCCGTGCCCTACGGCCCGCTCGAGCAGATCGGCTGA
- a CDS encoding alpha/beta hydrolase, protein MSVPAMGRPPISDAVLVHGSFSSAASWDPVLPGLRAGGLEPHTVTLPGHGHRIDEAGPDIDLYAHASAVVEHVQANGLDNIMLVGHSYGGMPVTQAWDALRDRVRAVVYVDAGVAENGESQFDLLGPEIAAVTREIAAANGGMLPAPNRDTPSFPLAVSSMETPVRLGVPLPAGVPRVLVLATDNTGNHRYHHRQAAELRGRPDWTIVEMDCGHNVLGERTGELVALLLGLAGPSLSAA, encoded by the coding sequence ATGTCCGTCCCCGCCATGGGCCGCCCTCCGATCTCCGATGCCGTGCTCGTGCACGGGTCGTTCTCGTCGGCCGCGTCATGGGACCCGGTGCTTCCCGGCCTGCGGGCCGGGGGGCTCGAGCCGCACACCGTCACGCTCCCCGGCCACGGTCACCGCATCGACGAGGCCGGACCTGATATCGACCTCTACGCCCACGCGAGCGCGGTGGTCGAGCATGTGCAAGCCAACGGTCTGGACAACATCATGCTCGTCGGCCACAGCTACGGGGGTATGCCGGTCACCCAGGCATGGGACGCACTTCGTGATCGTGTACGAGCGGTGGTCTACGTCGATGCCGGCGTGGCCGAGAACGGCGAGTCCCAGTTCGATCTGCTGGGTCCCGAGATCGCCGCAGTGACACGTGAGATCGCAGCCGCCAACGGTGGCATGTTGCCGGCGCCGAATCGCGACACGCCGTCGTTCCCGCTCGCAGTGTCGTCGATGGAGACGCCGGTGCGGCTGGGCGTTCCGTTGCCGGCGGGCGTGCCCCGAGTGCTCGTGCTCGCCACCGACAACACCGGGAACCACCGATACCACCATCGCCAGGCGGCGGAGCTGCGGGGTCGACCGGACTGGACGATCGTGGAGATGGACTGCGGACACAACGTGCTCGGCGAGCGCACCGGCGAGCTCGTGGCCCTCCTGCTCGGACTCGCCGGGCCGTCGCTCTCGGCTGCGTGA